The nucleotide window CAAGTTACACCTGTGTAAGCACTTGCCTCGATTCAGACCCCGCCGGACGCGTTGTACACGCGTCCGACGGGGTCTTGTTGTATCTTGTTGCTGTTCAACCTCTTATGGCCAACGTGTAAAACGGTGCTGTCGAACGCCTGCCGTGTGATCCCTCGTTTTTCCGCGACCCGGCGCGCAGCGAATCCCGTCTCATTGCAGCCGATCGAAGGCGCGGACGCGCGCGTTGGTGACGCGGAGGAGGGGTCGTGCGTCATCTCTTCCGTCTCCCCCCGACACGAGCTGACCGACACCCAGGCGCCGATCTCACGTAGCGCTGGCGCGAAAGCGTTCGAGCGTCTATGTTTACGGCACCCCCACACCGCCGTTTCTCTCGCCGTCGCTGATGGCAACCCTGATCGACCGCTCGCTGAGCCCGTTCAACCCGTTCCATCCCCATGCCCGGCGCCGCCGCTCGCTGCAGGCGGCGGCGGGAATCGTGCTGATGCTGGGGGTGCTGGGAAGCGCGTTCTTCCGCACGCAGGTGGTGAAGAACGACGAGTTCGTGCTGCGCGCCGACGACAACCGCTTCCGCATTCAGCCCATCCCCGCCCCGCGCGGCGCCATCGTCGACCGCAACGGCAAGATCATCGCCGAGACGGTCACCGGCTACACGCTGACCACCGACCCGGCCACGCCCGACGTGATCCGCGCCCGGCTGCGCCTGGTGGCCGGGGTGCTGGGGCTGGACGACGCGCGCATCCAGGAGCTGGTGGAATGGGGCGTGCGCCATCGCGACGAGCCCATCCCCGTGAGCCACAACCTGAGCTTCGCGCAGGTGTCGTGGTTCGCCGAGCGCGTGGGTCGGCTGAAGGGGATGCACGTCGACCCCTATCCCATCCGCCACTACCCGGCGGGCGCGGCGGTGGCGCACGTGGTGGGCTACGTGAGCGAGATCAGCGACCGCGAGCTGGAGAGCGAGAGCTGGCGCGGCTACCGCAGCGGCCAGAACATCGGCAAGACGGGGCTGGAGCGGCAGTACGAGCGTTCGCTGGGCGGCACCGCCGGCGCGCGCTACGTGGAGGTGGACGCGCGCGGGAAGCTGGTCCGCGGCGTGGCACGGCGGCTGACGGAGGAGCCCACCGCCGGGCACGACGTGCGGCTGACGCTGGACCTGGACCTCCAGCGCTACGTGCACCAGGTGTGGCCGGCCGACCGCCGCGGCGCCGTGGTGGCCATGGTGCCGTCGACGGGCGAGATCCTGGCGCTGTACTCGGCGCCGAACTACGACCCGAACCTGCTGGTCGGCTCCATCCCCCGCGCGGTCTGGCAGCAGCTGAACACCGACCCCGGCCGCCCGCTCCTCAACCGCGCGGCCAACGGGACGTATCCCCCCGGCTCCACGTGGAAGCTGGCCACGGCGCTGATCGGGCTGGAGCGCGGGGTGATCACCCCCACCGAGGTGATGCCGATCCCCTGCACGGGGGGGATGAGCTACGCCGGCCGCTACTCGCGCTGCTGGTTCCGCGAGGGGCACGGCCCGCAGGACCTGCTGCACGCCATCCAGAACTCGTGCAACGTCTACTTCTACCAGCTGGGGATCAAGCTCGGGCTGGACGTGCTGACGCGCGAGGGAACGCGGCTGGGGTTCGCGCGGAAGACGGGGGTGGACCTGCCGTCGGAGAAGTCGGGGACCTTCCCCAGCGGGCGCGAGTGGTACGTCCACCGCTTCGGCTGGCGGCCGCCGCCCAGCGAGGTGATGAACGTGGCCATCGGCCAGGGGCCGAACGACCAGACGCCGCTGAGGATGGCGCAGTTCTTCTCCGCGCTGGCGGGCGACGGGACCTCTCGCCGCCCCCACCTGCTGATGCAGCCCAACGTGCCGGTGGAGACCGACCTGCACGTGACGCCGGCCACGCTCGCGGCGGTGCGCGAGGGGATGGCGCGGGTGATCGAGGAGGGCGGCACCGCGCACGCCGTGGAGCTGCGCAACTGGGCGCTGCTGGGGAAGACGGGCACGTCGCAGAACTCGGCCGACCCGCGGCGTCCGCACGGGTGGTTCACCGGCTTCGCGGGACCGCGCGGCAAGGCGCCGGAGATCGTGGTGGCGGTGATCGTGGAGTTCGGCGAGAGCGGGTCGGGGTCGGCGGCGCCGATCGGGGCGAAGGTGGCCGACTTCTACCTCAACAAGATCCACGGCCTGCCCACGCCGCCGCTGCTGTCGCCCGAGTCGGCGCGCGTGGGGGCGATGATGCGCCCCGCGCCGCGGCCGCCGTCCATCAACCCCGGCACCGTCGGCGCCACCCGCAACTGACGGCACGGCCGGGAGATCAAAAGCAAGGGGCGGAGATCGTCGCGATCTCCGCCTCTCCTTTTTTCTCACGCAGAGTTAGCAGAGTTAGCAGAGTTAGCAGAGTTAGCAGATAAAACAGCTGCGGGCAGCTGCAGTTCCCTGCTGACCCTGCTGACTCTGCGTGAGACTTTCTGTTTTCAGTCCTTGTCGTCCGATGCTGGGCCTGCAATGAGCGTCCTGGCGCGGGCGGCGATGTACTCCATCTGCTCCTCGCGCTCGTGCGCCCAGCGGGGGAGGCGCAGCGCGTTGGAGCCGAGCGCCACCGCGCCCCACGCCGCGAAGAGCACCGCCAGACCGACGTTCTGCGCCAGCTCGCCGGTGAAGTAGTAGAACACCAGCAGGAAGAGCGCGGCCACCAGTCCGGCGATGCCCATCCGCCCCAGCGCCACGCCGTTGCTCTTGGTCGTGCCCAGGCGCAGGCGGTGGCCGGCGTCGGTCGGCTCGACGTACGCGTGCAGGTTGCCGTTGGTCCACGCGCGCAGGCCGCCGTGCGAGCGGTCCTTCCCGTGCGCGCCGAAGGTCTCGCGCAGCTCGGCCACCAGCAGCTCCCACTCGCGGTCCGTCGGCGCGCGCGGCAGGGTCACCGTTCTCCCGACCGACACCGGCATCCCCAGGTGCGTGCGCCGGGGCGCGGCGCCGCGGCGCAGGTCGAGCGCGGCCGCCGCCTCGCCGATGGCCTCGGGCGCGATCCCCACGTCGCCGCCGATCGTCTGCAGCTCCGCGAGCGTGAGCCCGTCGCCGGCCGTGAGGGCGCGCCCCTCCGAGGCGCGGCGCTTGGCCGCCGCCTCGAAGATCTCCGCGACCTCCTCTTCTCCATATCGCCGCTCGTCCGTCATCTCGCTCCCCACGTGCTGGATCGTACGATCCATGATCGCCGGCCGGATCGAACGCCGTCAATCCCGGCGCGCGTATCCTACGTCGGCGATCCGTCCCGGAGTTTCGCCGCCGCGGCCTCGTCCATGATCCACACCATCTCCCCCTCCGTCGGGCGGACGTTCTGGGCGGGGAGGCGGAAGGGGTCGAGCGGGCCGCGCAGCACCTTCCACGCGACCTCCGCCTTCCCCGCGCCGACCACGAACATCTCCACCCGCCGCGCGGCGTTGACCACGGGGAAGGTGAAGGTGACGCGCGGCTCGCCCAGCTCCCGCATCAGCGCCGGGGCGACGGTGAGGTCGCGCTCGCGCAGCAGCGGGTCGAAGGGGAAGAGCGAGCAGGTGTGCGCGTCAGGCCCCAGTCCCAGGTGCACCACGTCGAAGCGCGGGAGGCCGGGGCCGAAGACGCGCTCCAGCTCGTCGCGGTAGAGCCGCGCGCCCTCCTCGGCCGGCAGCTCGCCGCGGATGCGGTGCACGTTGGCCTCGGGGATGGGGACGCGACGGATGAACGCCTCCCACGCCATCGCGAAGTTGCTGCGCGGATGGCCCGGGGGCACGCAGCGGTCGTCGCCCCAGAACAGGTGCACGCGCTCCCAGGGGACGCGCGTCACGAACTCGTCGGACGCGTAGCGCGCGTACATCTCCTTCGGCGCCGTGCCACCGGAGAGGGCGACGGTGAAGACGCCGCGCGCCTCCGCCGCCTCGCGCGCCTGCGCGGCGAACGCCTCGGCGCCCGCGCGGGCCGCGGCGTGCGCGTCGGGGTGGAGCTCGATCTTCGCGCCGTTCATCCCCCCTCCCGGTCGGTTCACGCCCTCTGTCCGCCCTGCCGCGGGCCGTCATGATTCTGAGCCGTGCACGCCGGTCGTGCAAACCGGGCGGCGGCCCGGCCCCGGCGGCGGAAACCCCGCGGGTTGCCGGCGCGTAGCGTTCCATGCCGGCCGCTCACCCCCGCACCTCCATCCAGCCATGCGAACTCCTGCCCTCCTCCTCGGCGCGGCGGTGGCCACGGCCGCCCAACCGCTCGCCGCCCAGCCCGGCGCGCTGGTGGCGCGCATCGACTCCGCCGTCCCCGCGCTGCTGCGCGAGGCGAACGCGCCGGGCGCCGCCGTGGCCATGGTGGAGGGCGGACGGATCGTGCTGGCGCGCGGGTACGGCGTGGCGAACGTGGCCACGGGCGCACGCTTCACCGCCCGCACGCCGCTGAACGTGGCGTCCGTCTCCAAGGCGGTCACGGCGCTGGGGGCGATGCGGCTGTGGCGAGAGGGACGCCTTCCGCTCGACGCGCCGGTGAACTCGCTGGCCCGCCGCTGGCGGCTGCCGGACGGCGCCGCGCCGGCGGAG belongs to Longimicrobium sp. and includes:
- the mrdA gene encoding penicillin-binding protein 2, encoding MATLIDRSLSPFNPFHPHARRRRSLQAAAGIVLMLGVLGSAFFRTQVVKNDEFVLRADDNRFRIQPIPAPRGAIVDRNGKIIAETVTGYTLTTDPATPDVIRARLRLVAGVLGLDDARIQELVEWGVRHRDEPIPVSHNLSFAQVSWFAERVGRLKGMHVDPYPIRHYPAGAAVAHVVGYVSEISDRELESESWRGYRSGQNIGKTGLERQYERSLGGTAGARYVEVDARGKLVRGVARRLTEEPTAGHDVRLTLDLDLQRYVHQVWPADRRGAVVAMVPSTGEILALYSAPNYDPNLLVGSIPRAVWQQLNTDPGRPLLNRAANGTYPPGSTWKLATALIGLERGVITPTEVMPIPCTGGMSYAGRYSRCWFREGHGPQDLLHAIQNSCNVYFYQLGIKLGLDVLTREGTRLGFARKTGVDLPSEKSGTFPSGREWYVHRFGWRPPPSEVMNVAIGQGPNDQTPLRMAQFFSALAGDGTSRRPHLLMQPNVPVETDLHVTPATLAAVREGMARVIEEGGTAHAVELRNWALLGKTGTSQNSADPRRPHGWFTGFAGPRGKAPEIVVAVIVEFGESGSGSAAPIGAKVADFYLNKIHGLPTPPLLSPESARVGAMMRPAPRPPSINPGTVGATRN
- the pgl gene encoding 6-phosphogluconolactonase; this encodes MNGAKIELHPDAHAAARAGAEAFAAQAREAAEARGVFTVALSGGTAPKEMYARYASDEFVTRVPWERVHLFWGDDRCVPPGHPRSNFAMAWEAFIRRVPIPEANVHRIRGELPAEEGARLYRDELERVFGPGLPRFDVVHLGLGPDAHTCSLFPFDPLLRERDLTVAPALMRELGEPRVTFTFPVVNAARRVEMFVVGAGKAEVAWKVLRGPLDPFRLPAQNVRPTEGEMVWIMDEAAAAKLRDGSPT